A single region of the Calderihabitans maritimus genome encodes:
- a CDS encoding sigma-54 interaction domain-containing protein — protein sequence MGTICIGEKEIEVILNSTHEGIIAVNREGKITVFNQAAEKLIGVSAEEALGRDVTEVVPNTRLPVVLKTGKAELNQQQRIGDTMILTNRVPVRDENGAVVGVVAVFRDISEIVALAERITRLRETQMLLEAIINSTQDAISVVDESGLQIMINPAYTQLTGLTEKDVLGKPATVDIAEGESMHMRVLKTRQPVRAVPMKVGPKRREVLVDAAPIIVNNELKGSVAVIHDISEIRRLSEELERARRLIRHLEAKYTFDDIVGVSVEIREAIEQAKKAAETPATVVLRGESGTGKELFAHAIHQASKRSHGPFIRVSCAAIPDTLLESELFGYVEGAFTGARRGGRRGYFQEASGGTLFLDEIGEMGLGVQSKLLRVLQEKEVVPVGDSKPVPVDVRVIAATNANLEELVKKGKFREDLYYRLNVITINIPPLRYRKQDIPHLVHYLLRKFNQEYGRNVQEISPEALQRFLDYSWPGNVRELENVLSRAIINMKVGETRIEAYHLPPLGGPLVSYTGEDSATSLPAGFGGESLSQMRDRWEKEVIQRALGQTGGNKTAAARLLRISIRSLYNKLEKHGLK from the coding sequence GTGGGTACCATATGTATCGGGGAAAAAGAAATAGAGGTAATCCTTAATTCCACTCACGAAGGAATTATAGCAGTAAATCGAGAGGGTAAGATTACTGTTTTCAACCAGGCGGCAGAAAAGCTGATTGGAGTTTCGGCGGAAGAAGCTCTGGGTAGAGACGTAACCGAGGTGGTCCCCAACACCCGGTTGCCGGTAGTGTTAAAAACCGGGAAGGCTGAACTAAACCAGCAGCAGCGGATTGGTGATACTATGATCCTTACCAACCGGGTTCCGGTTCGAGATGAGAACGGTGCGGTGGTGGGCGTAGTAGCCGTTTTCCGGGATATAAGCGAAATCGTTGCCCTGGCGGAACGAATTACCAGGCTACGGGAAACCCAAATGCTGCTCGAGGCCATTATCAACTCTACTCAAGATGCCATCTCCGTAGTTGATGAAAGCGGTTTGCAGATTATGATAAATCCGGCTTATACGCAACTGACAGGACTTACGGAAAAAGATGTGTTGGGCAAGCCGGCAACGGTTGACATTGCCGAGGGAGAAAGTATGCATATGCGTGTGTTGAAGACACGGCAGCCGGTGCGGGCCGTGCCGATGAAGGTGGGCCCCAAACGGCGGGAGGTGCTGGTTGATGCAGCTCCGATTATTGTTAACAACGAACTGAAGGGCAGCGTTGCGGTTATCCATGACATTTCTGAGATTCGGCGGTTATCGGAGGAACTGGAGCGGGCCAGACGGCTTATCCGGCATCTGGAGGCTAAGTATACCTTTGATGATATTGTGGGGGTAAGCGTAGAAATCCGGGAGGCTATTGAGCAGGCCAAAAAGGCGGCTGAAACTCCGGCCACAGTCGTATTACGGGGAGAAAGCGGTACGGGGAAAGAGTTGTTTGCCCATGCTATTCATCAGGCCAGCAAACGTTCTCACGGGCCGTTTATCCGGGTCAGTTGTGCTGCCATTCCGGATACCCTGTTGGAAAGCGAGCTCTTCGGCTATGTGGAAGGAGCCTTTACTGGAGCCCGGCGGGGTGGACGGCGGGGCTATTTTCAAGAAGCCAGCGGAGGTACCCTGTTTCTAGATGAAATTGGCGAGATGGGCCTGGGCGTTCAATCTAAGTTATTGCGGGTTCTGCAGGAAAAAGAAGTGGTACCGGTAGGGGATTCCAAGCCAGTTCCCGTGGATGTAAGGGTGATCGCCGCTACCAATGCGAATCTGGAGGAACTGGTGAAAAAAGGGAAGTTTCGGGAAGACTTATATTACCGGTTAAACGTGATTACCATCAATATCCCCCCGTTACGCTATCGCAAGCAGGACATTCCCCACCTGGTCCATTATTTGCTCCGTAAATTCAACCAGGAATACGGTCGCAACGTACAGGAAATATCACCGGAAGCACTGCAACGTTTTCTTGATTATTCCTGGCCGGGTAATGTGCGCGAATTGGAGAATGTATTGAGCCGGGCCATAATTAATATGAAGGTAGGAGAAACCCGGATAGAGGCTTACCATTTGCCTCCCCTCGGCGGGCCGCTAGTTTCGTATACCGGTGAAGACAGTGCAACTTCCCTACCTGCCGGTTTCGGCGGGGAGAGCCTGAGTCAGATGCGAGATCGTTGGGAAAAAGAGGTAATACAAAGGGCACTGGGGCAGACGGGGGGTAATAAAACAGCTGCGGCCCGGTTATTGCGCATATCGATCAGGAGTTTGTATAATAAACTTGAAAAACATGGTCTCAAATAA
- a CDS encoding Glu/Leu/Phe/Val dehydrogenase dimerization domain-containing protein, translating into MRIFEYFEKEPYEQVVYGYDTASGLKTIIAIHNTTLGPALGGVRMWPYASEEEALVDVLRLSRAMTYKAAAADMNLGGGKAVIIGDPRRDKTEKLLRAYGRFVDSLGGRYITAEDVGVGKEDMDIIKRETGYVVGVTGGSGDPSPFTAYGVWLGMKAAVKEVYGKESLEGLTIAVQGLGKVGCCLCRHLYRDGARLVVTDINHEAVKKAVKEFGAEAVNPEEIYGVKCDIFAPCALGAVVNDATIPRFNCKIIAGCANNVLEDDQHGDFLHDMGILYVPDYIINAGGLINVAEELGGYNRQRALDKINRIYNTVKEVISLAKGKGIPPYQAADMIVRERIGRAKHVPGVCQRGDMVG; encoded by the coding sequence GTGAGAATATTTGAATACTTTGAAAAAGAACCCTATGAACAGGTGGTTTACGGGTATGATACGGCTTCGGGACTTAAGACTATCATTGCCATTCACAATACGACACTAGGCCCCGCTCTGGGGGGTGTCAGGATGTGGCCTTATGCTTCGGAAGAGGAAGCACTGGTAGATGTATTACGTTTGTCCCGGGCCATGACTTACAAGGCGGCAGCGGCAGACATGAATTTAGGTGGCGGTAAGGCGGTCATTATAGGTGATCCTCGCCGGGACAAGACAGAAAAACTGTTGAGGGCATATGGACGGTTCGTGGACAGCCTGGGCGGGCGTTATATTACCGCGGAGGATGTGGGCGTGGGTAAAGAAGATATGGATATTATCAAAAGAGAAACCGGGTATGTGGTGGGGGTTACGGGTGGTAGCGGCGATCCATCTCCTTTTACCGCCTATGGGGTCTGGTTAGGAATGAAAGCTGCGGTAAAAGAAGTGTATGGTAAGGAGTCCCTGGAGGGTCTTACCATTGCCGTGCAGGGGCTGGGAAAGGTAGGCTGTTGTTTATGTCGGCACTTGTACCGGGATGGCGCCAGGCTGGTGGTAACCGATATTAACCACGAGGCAGTCAAGAAGGCCGTAAAAGAGTTTGGAGCAGAAGCCGTTAACCCGGAGGAAATTTACGGAGTTAAATGTGATATTTTTGCTCCGTGTGCCCTGGGGGCGGTGGTTAACGACGCTACCATACCCCGGTTTAACTGTAAAATCATTGCGGGCTGTGCGAACAATGTTTTAGAAGATGATCAGCACGGAGATTTTCTCCATGATATGGGTATACTATACGTGCCCGATTACATCATCAATGCCGGTGGTTTGATTAACGTGGCGGAGGAACTTGGCGGATATAACCGGCAGCGGGCTTTAGACAAGATAAACAGGATTTATAACACGGTTAAGGAAGTAATTTCTCTGGCCAAGGGGAAAGGTATTCCGCCGTACCAGGCGGCAGACATGATCGTGCGGGAAAGAATTGGCCGTGCCAAGCATGTGCCCGGCGTCTGCCAGAGGGGGGATATGGTTGGCTAG
- a CDS encoding 4Fe-4S binding protein: MASKGKLTLFRDYCKGCGLCTAFCPRGILILDKDINMLGYHPVTVTDMDKCSGCALCARMCPDLVIQVERVS, encoded by the coding sequence TTGGCTAGCAAAGGGAAGTTAACGTTGTTTCGCGATTATTGCAAAGGGTGCGGTCTTTGTACTGCTTTCTGCCCTCGAGGAATTTTAATCTTGGATAAAGATATAAATATGCTCGGTTATCACCCGGTAACTGTAACAGACATGGATAAATGTAGCGGTTGTGCGCTGTGCGCCAGAATGTGTCCCGATCTCGTGATTCAGGTAGAAAGGGTGAGCTGA